The DNA region ATAAGACACAATCAGAAGCTTACTGGTTTCAATAAATTGCGAGAATTTGCCATTGGATATCTGACCCCGGCACATGAACCACTTGAAATAAAGGCATTTAGCATGCCATGTCCTGATTAACGGAGCGCAGGCTGCAGCTTAATCCCTATTTGTTTAATTGAGATTAAGTTGGCCGTTAGGACGGGGTGGGCAGAATTTTCTAAAAGGCAGTTGAAAAAACAGTTGGAGAGAGAAAAGTATCAAATATCTGATAGCCTTTTCGATATTTCGAGAACTGCTTAAGACTCATTGCTGATTCATTGTCCTGTTTCCACCGGGTTTTCCTCCACACCCTGCCACTGACTGAACGACCCGTCGTATAACCGCGCATCATAGCCCAGATATTTCAGCACAAAATAACTCAGCGATGCGCTTCGGCCGGTACGGCAGTAGCTGACCACCGGCATATCCCCGCTGAAGCCCGCCTGGCTGTACAGTGCCCTGAGTTCATCGATTTCCAGCAATTTCGGGTTGTCCGGTCCGGCCAGGCTGCGGATCACCGGCAGGTTGAACGCTCCGGGGATATGACCACCGCGGCCGATATCCCCGCCGGGAGCTTCGCCGCTGAACTGGTCAGGCGGACGGCAATCCAGCAGGGGAGTGTCCCCGCCGCCGACTATCTGCTGAACCTCATCCATGCCCGCCACGATATTGCTGTTAACCTCGGGCTGGAAAGCGGAAAGCTGAACCTCCGGGGTGATGTCGCTCAAGGGCCGTCCCTCCGCTTTCCAGACCACCAATTGGCCGTCCAGCAAAGCCGAGTTTTCTCCCAGTCCCAGGTAGTCCAGTGTTAAGTAAGCGCGGGCGGCCATGATTCCGTTCCCCTCATCGTAAATCACCACCCTGCTGTTCCGGTCGATCCCCAGGCCGCGGACCAGCAGGGTAAGCTTTTCCACCGGAGGAAGCTCGTTGGCGATCCCGCCGTCGGATTCGGTAATCTGGTCCCAGCCGACATACCGGGCTGCGGGAATATGCTCCCTGTCGTAGCCATCGCGCCTGGCGGATACATGCAGGATAACGAGCTCATCCGCGCCGAGTCTTTCGCTCAGCCATTCAGTCGAAACAAGCATCGAATACCGCACCGCCGGTTCGTTTGCCACCACCAGCGGCCGGCTGCTGTTCTCATGCTGCTCGGATGCGCCGCAGGCGATCACGAGCAGCGCCGCAAATAGTAATTTAGTCCAGCCTGAACCGGTCACGCCTCTGGCCTCCGATTGCAGAGAGAATTGAACTGCGGGAAAAAATGAAACCGGACGGGCAGCTTCGCTGTCATAAGATACAGAAGGAGCGATTGGAAAGCAAAACAACGATAAACCAACTGGAGAAAACAATGAGCGCGATAGAGAAGATCAAGGTTGCCGGCAACACGATCCTGGGCCTGGCGATCTATTTCACGCTGCTGGCCCTGCCGCTGGTCTGAATCGAAAAGCAGCAGCAAACAACTAAAGGCCGTCCATCAGGACGGCCTTTAGTTGTTTAGTGCCGTAACTTATCAGTTGATCCCGATAACCACGATCTCGAAAGTCAGGTCCTGGCCGGCCAGGGGATGGTTCAGGTCGAGGGTCACACTGTCCCCGGCAACCGCGCTTACCACTGCGGGAAACGGGCGCCCCTGGTCGTTCTGAAGCTGAATGCGTATCCCCACCTCGGGATTCATGCCTTCCGGAAATTGCGACTTGGGGAGTTTGCGGAACCTCGCCTCGCTGCGCTGCCCGTAGGCCATCGAATCGGGGATGGTGAAAGTTTTGGATTCGTTCAGCGCCATGCCTATCACGGCCTCGTCGAAGCCGGCGATCACATCTCCCGCACCCGCGACAAACTGAAACGACTGGCCGGTCAGCGTGGAGTCGAACACCGAGCCGTCCGCGAGAGACCCCATGTAGGTCAGGCTGACGGTATCGCCCGCAGCCACAACCTTTCCGCCCCCTCCGTCCTGCCCGTCGGATGAACCTCCGCAGCCGATTACGAATACAAGCGCGATAATCGCTGTGCTGCCACGCAATAACCTGCTGTCGAACCACATTACTGTTCTCACTTTCCAGGCACGTGAGACCCGTTATCATGTTTAGCGGCTATCTCCGATGGTCCGACGGCGGCAGACACGGCGCGAAACAACTGGTCATAACAAGTTTGGTTCAAGGTACAGTTAACTAGCCAATAACTGATTAATTGTCAAGGATTTTAGCGGCTGCGGCATGTTTTCGCCGCGGGGATTGCCCCGGCGGGGTGGGATCGATTATTATTCTTGCACTGCATCTTCGAGCCGGGATCATTCATGTATCGGGAGGGATTATGGCGCAGGATAAAGTTACCGTGGTAGCGGTGATCAAAGCGAAAAGCGGCAGGGAAGACCAGGTGCGGCGGGAACTCGAAGCGCTGATCGCGCCGACCCGTGAAGAGGAGGGCTGTATCAACTACGACATGCACCGCGGCAGCGAGGACCCGTCGTTATTCATGTTCCACGAAAACTGGCGCAGCAAGGGGGACCTGGATATCCACCTGCAGCAACCCTACCTGGCGCGGTTCATGGAACTGGCCGATGATCTGCTGGCCGAACCTGTCCGGATAACTCTCTGGGAGGAGATCAGCTCCAGGTGAGCGGCAGCGCAAAAGGTGCGATCAAGATAATCAACAGCGCCGCGCCGATCCGTATCTGTGACAACGGCGGCTGGACCGACACCTGGTTCGCCGGCCACGGACGGATTTTCAATATCGGCGTCTATCCGATTGTCGAGGTGCAGCTTGAGATTTATCCTCGCACAGCGACGGCGGAGCGGATAGTAATCAACGCGGAAAATTTCGGCGAGCGTTACGCTCTCGGCAGCAGCAAAGGCGGCGACTGGGACCGTCACCCCCTGCTCGAGGCCACTATCCGGCGGATGAACGTGCCGGATGACTACGCGTTTGAAATCACGATTTACAGCGAGGCCCCCAGCGGAGCGGGTACCGGCACCAGCGCCGCGGTGACCGTGGCGCTGGTGGGAGCGCTTGACTGCCTGACTCCCGGCAGGCTGGCGCCTCACGAGATTGCTTATACCGCTCACTCGGTGGAAACAGAAATGCTGGATCTGCAGAGCGGAATCCAGGACCAGCTCTGTTCCACCTACGGCGGAGTCAATTATATCGAGATGCACGAATATCCGCACGCCACGCTGAGCCGGATCCAGGTGTCCAATTCGATCTGGTGGGAACTGGAACGTCGGCTGGCGCTGATTTACCTGGGCAGGTCGCACCACTCCTCTCAGCTGCACGATCAGGTTATCGCCGGGCTGGAAAACGAGGGGCCCGGCAGCCCGAAACTGGAGCCGCTGCGGGAGACAGCCCCGGCCAGCCGCGATGCGCTCTACCGGGGAGATTTCTCGTCGCTGGGCCGCGCGATGGCGGATAATACGGAGGCCCAGCGCAACCTGCATCCCGACCTGGTCAGCCCCGAGGCCGACCGGGTAATCGAAATCGCCAGGGATTATGGAGCGGTGGGCTGGAAAGTTAACGGCGCGGGCGGCGACGGAGGTTCGCTGACCCTGCTGTGTTCACAGCAGTCGTTTGCGCAACGGGCGATGATCCGCGAGATCGAACAGGAGAGCGCTGCTTTCGCCAATATCCCGATCTACCTCAGCCGCCACGGCTTGAGAATCTGGGAACAGTGATCGTTGAAATTGAAGAATTGTCAGACGGCGGGGAAAGGGATAAAAAAAGACCCAGCGTAGCTGGCAAGCGAAGACCATTACAGGGTTGAGGAAGCGGCCCGGATTTCGAAGTCCCCGATGAACTGCCAGGGCGTGACGTCCACTCGGATCTCGCTTTCCCTAATGAGATTTTGTCTTCGTCCAGTGCGTTGGGTCTGAAAATCGCGTTGTCGATTTTGTTCCGTCCACCTCTCCGGCGGACGTGTTTATGTAATAGCAATCGCCGTGCCAGATTGTTTGCAGGCTCCATGTGTTTTGACTGTCCTTTTGTAAGTATCACAATATAAGCTTTTAATCGGCTTCTGATTTCTCCCGCACTTTTGCTCAACAGAAAACGGCCCGGCAAATTGTGCGCAATAAAGCAACATTACCGGACACAAATATGTGCGAATCCGCTCAATTGCTTTTACTAATAGGTCTGTTTCACCCATCCGCCCCGCAGGATTAAGCGGCTGCGCCCGAAAGGATCATTTCTTCAGCTTCCCGCGCGTGTTCAGGGCACCAGTTCCGTACTGAAAATCAGCGTGCCGAAATAGTCCGGGTCATGGAACGTACGTCCGCTGACCGGACTCCACGACTGCCCCTCGCCGGGCTTGCCCGCGCCGCCGGGCAGATCGATCCGGTAGAAATTGATCCGCCATTTATCCCCGTCGTGGGGGGGATTGTTCGGCGCGGTGACAATATCGGCCAGCGGGACAGCCATCTCGACGCTCCAGCCCTGGTCGGTGTCGCTCGGATCGTTGAGAGTACCCCGCGGCCAGGCCGCCCAGCGGATATCCAGGCTGTTCCAGGCCAGGATCCCGGTCAGCTTCACCCGCTCGCCCTCGAACCCGTGGTTGAGAATGAACCCGTCCCACAGCGTGCCCAGCGGATTGACCTCGAGTTCCACGTAGTCGAACCCGTCGCTGTCGGCGTCGATAAACACCTCGACCACTTCCTCGTTGTAGAGCGGAAGGTCGCGGACAGTCATTGTCGACCAGATATGGCTGTCCACGCAGTCCCAGCTGAAATAGAGGTAGAAATCATCCCAGAGCATCCGCACAGTTGTTGCCTGGGACGGTTCGCCGCCGTTTTTCACCGACAGGCTTACCGCCTGGGCGTCGTCCCACACGCGCTCGTCCAGCTTACCGTCCACATGGATCGCCTCGGTGGTTTTCCGCGCGGTGTAGAGGTGGCTGTCCGGCCCGGCGTTCAGAACAGGGGCGGAACTGATCAGCAGGAAGACAGCAGCGCTCAAAGTGCCGATTATCGCAGACTTGTTCATCGATTATCCTCCACTTGTAGCTGTTGGTGACGGGCCGTTGACCGGCCGCCGGCTGGTTTTACTGTCTAATGTGCATCCTGCGGCCGAAAAACTCAAGTGCCTCAATAGATCGCGATTAACGTCCGCTACGGCCGGGCCTGCTGCAACTGATAATCAACTGACTGCTGCAAATCCCCTTGATTTGCAGTTTAATTATCAATGACGCGGGAATTGTTCAGCACGCAGCTTTTACCTCCAGGAATCTTTTCTTAAATTTATCCTTGAGGTCGGTCGGATAATAGTTTAAAATGAGATAACTTAATCAACTATTCTTTTCGCAAGGAAACTGCCGGAAAAGAATCTGATCGGAAACGCGCGGCCGGAACCCGCCCGCGTATACATGCTCCCAGGAGGCCGCCCATGGCAGAGATGGTACAGCAGGAAAAGGGTGACGCAAAGTATTCGACTCTCCAGACTGTCGGCTTGATGCTGCTGCGGATGGCTGTTGGCTGGCATTTTCTCTACGAGGGTCTGGTCAAGCTGCTGGACCCTGGATGGTCATCGGCCGGATACCTTGCCGGATCGCAGTGGATCCTGGGCGGCCTGTTCGACTGGATCCTGGCCCATCCGGCCGCGCTGGCGGCAGTGGACCTGCTCAATATCTGGGGACTGCTGCTGATCGGCCTGGGACTGTTCCTGGGCATGTTCACCCGCGCCGCGGCGATCAGCGGTATCACTCTGCTGTCGCTCTACTGGATAGCCAATCCGCCGCTGGTGGGCCTGGACTACGAGCTGTTCACCGAGGGCAACTACCTCGTGGTGGACAAGAACCTGGTGGAAATGCTGGCTCTGCTGGTGATGGCCGCCTTTCCGACCGGCTCGTTTTTCGGCCTCGACAGGCTGCTCGATTCGATGCGGAAAAAGATCGCCGAGAACCGCGCGGTGCCGCCGGGACCGGTGGCGCAGACAGTGGAGGAACAGCCGTCCGGCTCATTGCTCGAACGCCGCGAACTGATCAAGTCCCTGATCTCCCTGCCGGTGCTGGGCGGGTTCGCGTTCGCGTTCATGAAAAAGCGGGGCTGGGAAAGCTGGGAGGAAAAGCACCTGCTGGCCGCCGGCGGCGAGACCGAGGCGATTACCAGCGCTACCGCCAGGACCTTTCATTTCTCCGGCCTCAAGGACCTCAAGGGTACGCTGCCCAGGGCCAGGATCGGCAACCTCGAACTCAGCCGGTTGATCCTGGGCGGCAACCTGATCGGCGGCTGGGCGCACGCCCGCGACCTGATCTACGCCAGCAAGCTGGTCAAGGCCTACCACCACGACCGTAAAGTGTTCGAGACTTTCAGCCTGGCCGAACAATGCGGGGTGAACACGATCCTGACCAACCCGGCGCTCTGCCGCGTGATCAGCGAGTACTGGCGCAAGACCGGCGGCAAGATCCAGTTCATCAGCGACTGTGCCTGGAACGGCGACGTGCTCGAGGGGATCAGGGTGTCGGTCGACGGCGGCGCGCACGCCTGCTACGTCCAGGGCGGAATCACCGACCGGCTGGTGCCCGAGGGCAAGCTGGACGTGATCGGCGAGGCGCTGGAGCTGATCCGCGGCTACGGGATCCCGGCGGGTATCGGCGCCCACGACCTCAACTCGGTGATCGCCTGCGTGGAGGCCGGGCTGGTGCCCGATTACTGGGTCAAGACCCTGCACCACACCAATTACTGGTCGGCCATTCCCGAGGAAGACCACGACAATATCTGGTGCAAGAAACCAGAGGCCACGATGGAGTACATGAACAACCTGGAGCAGCCCTGGATCGCGTACAAAGTGCTGGCCGCCGGGGCGATCAAGCCCGAGGTGGGATTCCCCTATGCGTTTAACGGCGGCGCGGACTTTATCTGCGTGGGCATGTACGACTTCCAGGTGGTCGATGACGTCAACGTGGCGATCGACGTGCTGAACGGCGACCTCCAGCGCACCCGCCCCTGGCGCTCGCTGACGATTGCCTGAGCGCAAAAGTTGATTGAGATGCATGCTGAAAGCCCGGGTTGATTGTTCAGCCCGGGCTTTATTATATCCCGGCCACTTTTTGATTGACTGCGAGAGTAGGAAAACGATAGGTTATTATCCGGCGGCCCGTGTCAGAGCGGCCGCGGCAAAACTCAGCAACTCAGGTGGCCTGGATGGACAATCCTCTGCAGAAGAGCAGGCGTTGGAAACTCTGATAACGAGGCTCGATTTCTGCGCGGCCGAGGAAATCCCGTGGGTGGTTAACCTCCATCCGATCCACGTAATCCGTGGAGAGCTGGACCTGTTCGGCTTGAAGGAAAAACTGGCGGACGAGGCCAGGGCCAGGGGAATCCCTGTAATGACCCTGGGGGAACCGGCCGGCAGAATAACACGGAAGCGAGACTGACGGGCAACGTGCAGCAGTGTGCAGTTTAACCTTCAGCGACGATGGGAGCAGCAGATGAGTAAAAATGTCGTAACGTTCTTGTGCGCGGCGGTGGCCGTACTGGTTTGCGGAGCTGAAATCCGGGCCCAGGATTTCGACCCGCTGCAGATGAGCCTGGGCAACCTGTACATGCTCTCCCATGCCAAGACCCGTTCAATCAGCCCGGAGAATTTCAGCGGTGAGAAAGGTAAAGGCGGGATGGCCAAGGTGGGCGAGGGCTCGGCCAGCCGCGCCGCCCGCGATCTGGGCCAGGGCTGGAAGGTTAACCCATATGTGCGCGTGGCTCCCGGCGAGACATTCACCCTGGGCGAGATCCAGGGGTCCGGCGCGATCCAGCATATCTGGATCACCCTGGCCGGAGTTTACCGCTACACGATCCTGCGCATGTACTGGGACGGCGAGAAAGAGCCGTCGGTGGAAAGCCCGCTGGGAGACTTTTTCTGCGCCGGCTGGCGCGGGCCGTGGAACCATTTCGCCCAGGTATCGTCGCTGCCGATTCAGGTCAATCCGGGCAGCGGGATGAACTCCTACTGGGTGATGCCGTTTCGGAAAGGCGCCAAGCTGACTATCGAAAATCTCAATACGGACACCATGACGGTCTACTACCAGATCGACTATACGCTCACCGACGTTCCCGAGGACGCGGCCTATTTCCACGCCCAGTACCGCCGCACCAACCCGCTGCCCTACAAGGATGTTTATACCATAGTCGACGGGATCAAGGGCTGGGGGCACTATGTGGGCACCTACATGGCCTGGCAAGTGAACAACAACGGCTGGTGGGGCGAGGGCGAGATCAAGTTCTACCTGGACGGCGACAGCAAATTCCCGACAATCAACAGCACCGGCACCGAGGACTATTTCCTCGGCTCCTATAATTTCGGCAATTCCAGGGACGGGGACTACCAGGAGTTCACCAATATTTTCGCCGGCATGCCCCAGGTGATCCGTCCCTCGAGTCCGGATAACTCCAACCAGCGTTTCGGGCTGTACCGCTGGCACGTGATGGACCCGATCCGCTTTGAAAAAGACCTCAAAGTGACCATCCAGGCCCTGGGCTGGCGCAGCGGAGGCCGTTACCTGCCGCTGCAGGACGATATCGCCTCGGTGGCCTACTGGTACCAGCGCGAGCCGCACGCCGGATTTCCGAAGCTGCCGGACAAGGATTATCTGGAAGTACGCTGAGAGTACAGCATTGCACAGGGATAATAAACGCAGGGGCTGGTTTCAAACCAGCCCCTGCGTTGTTTTGCGCGATGAAATGAAACCGGCTGCCAGTGGAGAGATTCCCCCGTTCATCTCCTTCCCGAGGCTCGGGAGCGGATTCAAAGAGCCATTCGTTCCTCTTCTGACCAAGATTGATTTCTTCTGCCAGTTTTTTGACAGCTATCCGCGTAAATCCTCTGTCTTGGTGTGAAATTCCTTTTTGAATTCTCCGAGAATCCTTGATTTATCCACACTTTGCAAAGAATCAACCTGCTGAAAAGTTTTTGTAACGTTATCTCTTCTCATCAGACCAATTGACGGACAAGATAAAACTAACTTGAACTCAGCCTCCAGAGACAGGTCAGAAAAGAGGCGATAACGATGAAGCATTGTAAAATACAATAAATCTAAAACCGAATAATCGCTGTGGCAGTTGTACTCGAAACTGAACTTGACGGGGAGGTGCTATGTGTAGGACAAGGCACTCTGTTTCTTTAACACTGCTTGCTTTACTTATGTTGCTCGCCTG from Candidatus Glassbacteria bacterium includes:
- a CDS encoding sulfurtransferase; amino-acid sequence: MTGSGWTKLLFAALLVIACGASEQHENSSRPLVVANEPAVRYSMLVSTEWLSERLGADELVILHVSARRDGYDREHIPAARYVGWDQITESDGGIANELPPVEKLTLLVRGLGIDRNSRVVIYDEGNGIMAARAYLTLDYLGLGENSALLDGQLVVWKAEGRPLSDITPEVQLSAFQPEVNSNIVAGMDEVQQIVGGGDTPLLDCRPPDQFSGEAPGGDIGRGGHIPGAFNLPVIRSLAGPDNPKLLEIDELRALYSQAGFSGDMPVVSYCRTGRSASLSYFVLKYLGYDARLYDGSFSQWQGVEENPVETGQ
- a CDS encoding peptidylprolyl isomerase, giving the protein MRTVMWFDSRLLRGSTAIIALVFVIGCGGSSDGQDGGGGKVVAAGDTVSLTYMGSLADGSVFDSTLTGQSFQFVAGAGDVIAGFDEAVIGMALNESKTFTIPDSMAYGQRSEARFRKLPKSQFPEGMNPEVGIRIQLQNDQGRPFPAVVSAVAGDSVTLDLNHPLAGQDLTFEIVVIGIN
- a CDS encoding antibiotic biosynthesis monooxygenase, producing MAQDKVTVVAVIKAKSGREDQVRRELEALIAPTREEEGCINYDMHRGSEDPSLFMFHENWRSKGDLDIHLQQPYLARFMELADDLLAEPVRITLWEEISSR
- a CDS encoding GHMP kinase, with the protein product MSGSAKGAIKIINSAAPIRICDNGGWTDTWFAGHGRIFNIGVYPIVEVQLEIYPRTATAERIVINAENFGERYALGSSKGGDWDRHPLLEATIRRMNVPDDYAFEITIYSEAPSGAGTGTSAAVTVALVGALDCLTPGRLAPHEIAYTAHSVETEMLDLQSGIQDQLCSTYGGVNYIEMHEYPHATLSRIQVSNSIWWELERRLALIYLGRSHHSSQLHDQVIAGLENEGPGSPKLEPLRETAPASRDALYRGDFSSLGRAMADNTEAQRNLHPDLVSPEADRVIEIARDYGAVGWKVNGAGGDGGSLTLLCSQQSFAQRAMIREIEQESAAFANIPIYLSRHGLRIWEQ
- a CDS encoding DoxX family membrane protein — its product is MVQQEKGDAKYSTLQTVGLMLLRMAVGWHFLYEGLVKLLDPGWSSAGYLAGSQWILGGLFDWILAHPAALAAVDLLNIWGLLLIGLGLFLGMFTRAAAISGITLLSLYWIANPPLVGLDYELFTEGNYLVVDKNLVEMLALLVMAAFPTGSFFGLDRLLDSMRKKIAENRAVPPGPVAQTVEEQPSGSLLERRELIKSLISLPVLGGFAFAFMKKRGWESWEEKHLLAAGGETEAITSATARTFHFSGLKDLKGTLPRARIGNLELSRLILGGNLIGGWAHARDLIYASKLVKAYHHDRKVFETFSLAEQCGVNTILTNPALCRVISEYWRKTGGKIQFISDCAWNGDVLEGIRVSVDGGAHACYVQGGITDRLVPEGKLDVIGEALELIRGYGIPAGIGAHDLNSVIACVEAGLVPDYWVKTLHHTNYWSAIPEEDHDNIWCKKPEATMEYMNNLEQPWIAYKVLAAGAIKPEVGFPYAFNGGADFICVGMYDFQVVDDVNVAIDVLNGDLQRTRPWRSLTIA
- a CDS encoding DUF2961 domain-containing protein; protein product: MSKNVVTFLCAAVAVLVCGAEIRAQDFDPLQMSLGNLYMLSHAKTRSISPENFSGEKGKGGMAKVGEGSASRAARDLGQGWKVNPYVRVAPGETFTLGEIQGSGAIQHIWITLAGVYRYTILRMYWDGEKEPSVESPLGDFFCAGWRGPWNHFAQVSSLPIQVNPGSGMNSYWVMPFRKGAKLTIENLNTDTMTVYYQIDYTLTDVPEDAAYFHAQYRRTNPLPYKDVYTIVDGIKGWGHYVGTYMAWQVNNNGWWGEGEIKFYLDGDSKFPTINSTGTEDYFLGSYNFGNSRDGDYQEFTNIFAGMPQVIRPSSPDNSNQRFGLYRWHVMDPIRFEKDLKVTIQALGWRSGGRYLPLQDDIASVAYWYQREPHAGFPKLPDKDYLEVR